From Amycolatopsis sp. WQ 127309:
GTCTTCGTGGATTCCGCGGAGTCGGCAACGCACGAGGCAGGCGACTACGTATTCGCGGCCCGCGAGGGAGCGGCGGTGGATCTGACACCCCTGGGCGACGTCCTGCTGGGCCGGGCACCTGGCCGCGAGTCGGAGGAGGAGATCACGGTGTTCGAGTCGGTGGGCCTGGCCATCCAGGACCTAGCGGCGGCCAGGTTCGTGTACGCCCGAGCGGAGGAAACGGGAGCAGGCACCCGCGTCGAGTACTGAGCGCCCGGCGCAGCGCCACGGCCGCGAAAGGCCGCGCACTACGGCGTGCGCATGAGCCACACTCGGACCGGGCGGACGTCCTCCGCGCCTGCTCGGCGGCCCGCTTGGAGATCCGGACCAAGGCGGGGCCTGCGCGGGACTACGAAGATCCGGCGGAGGACCACGTGCTGGACTCATCGACCGGCTCACGGGATGGTGTCACCCCGGCTCCCGCATTTTGGCATCAGCCGAGCCCGGGCAGCCGCGGCAGCCGACCTGCCGCGGAAGACCGGTCCTCTCAAGGAAGTTTCAGCGCGGCCGACCGCAGTTCTTCGAATTCGCGCTGGTGGGGCAGGGGCAACGCCCCGAGGAACGCTGGCCGGTAGGCGCGCACTTCGGCGATCACCTTGTGCTTTCCGTTGTTCTGCGCGGCTGTCGCCGCCTGGCCGATCTCGGCGCAGAGCGTGCGCCGCCCTTCCGGAGTGCCCATGACCGCACCACGCAGGTAGGAACGGGCCAAACGATCGAGCAGGGCCTCCAGGTTCTTTTGTTCCTTCGACGTACCGAACATCTCACTCCCTTGTCATTCCGGCACTCGGTTTCCAGCGGCCGATGTGGTCACTGGTCGAACGAAGCCAGCCACACCTGCACCGGGCTCGCGCACTGCGGCGCGGTGCCCGACGCACAGTCCTGGTTGTTCCAGAGCAGGAATCCAATGACCAGCAGGACAGCGAGCAGCCACGGCCGGATCGTCCGGGTCAGCGAAAGCTTGGGAAGTGCTCGCTTGAACAGATCATCGACTCCCTCGACAACGGCCACCACACCGGAGCCGTAGCCGTACACGATTTCAGGCGGCGTGCGGCCGAACCGGCGTGCGAGCCGGCTGGCGCCGAGGTCGGGAAGCAGCAACAGGACCAGCAGCGCACGCGTGAGCTGCGTCAACGGGTACGCCAGCGCGCCGCCCAGCCACGGGAACAGCTTGGCGGTGAGCACCCGCAGCAGGATGAACGTCAGCACCACGGCGACGACCAGCTCCGCGAACGTCCGGAACCAGAACGGGAAGCCGAACTGGGTGGCCGCGTCGTCCAGCAGCCCGACCAGGTCACCGAGCACCGGCACGTCCGAAACCGGACTCAGTACCTCAAGCCTTGCCGCCATCGTCCTCGTCCTCGTCGTCTTCGTCGTCCAGGTCGGCACGGCTGGACTTCGCCGTCACGGGTTTGGGCGGCTCCGGGACGCCGGGCTTGCCGACGAGCGTGTCGTTGGCGTCGGCCAGCAGGCCCGCGACATCCCGCCGGGTCACCAGCCGGGCCTCCAGCAGCGTGTTCAGCACCGTCAGTGAACGGTCGTAGTCGAGCTGCTTCTGGTCCTTCCACAGCTCCAGCACATCCTGGATGTCCTCCTTGTTGCCGGCCAGCCGGAGCGCGAGGACGTTGATGTCACCTTCGCGGAGCACCTCCGCGTAGAACCGCAGGCGCTCCTGCTTGAGTTCGAGGTCGTGCTTTTCCTTCATGTTCTCCAAGGTTCGCTCGTGCTCGGCGTGCAGTACCCGCAGCTCCTGTGCTCCCAGCTCCGTCTCCCGGTCGCGGATCCGCTGGGTCCGCTTCGCGATGTGCTCGCGGGTGCTCTCTTCGAGCGCCAGCACCGCCGAGCAGCTGGTGACGTCGACGACGTCGGAGATCCGGATCACCTGGTGGCCGAAGAGGTGCTCGATCTTTCGCTCGGCGCTCGCGCTCTGCTCGACTTCGAAGTCGCGGGTGACGTCACGCAGCCGCCGTTCGAGAATGTCGCGGATGATCGCGTACGGCTCGACCTTCTGCGCCTTCACCGCGGCAATCGGGTCGTGGACGTGCCACGTCACCCGGACGCTCGCGGCGAAGTAGAACGCCTCCTCCTGGGAAGGCAGTTCCATCGCATAGGTCTCGTAACGCGGTTGGATGTCGACCAGGAACATCTCGCGCGGAGTGGCCAGCCACAGCTCGCCCATGGTGAGCCGGCCGGTGCCGAGGCGGTACTCGCCGCTCTTCGTCACGTAGACGACCGCCGAATGGCCGGAGGTCGCCGGGTTGTCCTTGCGGAGGGAGGTGCGGCTGACCGCCACCGTGCGGACGATCGGCACGGAGGGCGTTTCGGGTGCAGCGGAGCCACCCGGAGCCGGGGTCTCGGGTGCGGAATCGTCCGGGGACGCTGACTGAGCTGTCATGGTTTCTCCTCTTCCTCATCGAAAAGCCGGAGCACGGTCCGGGCGGCGGCGGTCGTGCTCTGGCGGGCGCCGGCCCAGTGCTCGAGGTCGTAGCGGATGCCGGCGCGATCGCCCGAGTACCGGCCGATGTCGTGGAGCAGGCGGGCCAGCGGTTCGGCGATCGTGCGGTCCCTGCCGGATTTCTGCACCCAGTCCTTGATCATCTGGTTCGCGTAGCGCTGCAGATCGGCGGTCTGCAGCATCCGCGAGAACAGCACCAGGATCTGCGTCCGCCGGGCGTCGTCCTGCTCGGCCAGCCACAGCAAGACCGGCCAGCGCTCCGAGCTGGTCTCCACCCGGACCACGTAACGGGAGATGATCAGCACCGTCAGCAGGGCGGTGTCGCGCCGGTCGGGCGGCCGGCCGTCATCGGACCAGCGGACGAGCGCGTCGAGGACCTGACCGGGATCGGAGCGCAGGAAGAGGTCGTTCAGCCCCACGCCGACGGAATAGGCGGTGGTCGGCTGAGCGGCCTTGCGCATCAGCTTCAGCGCTTGCCGCGTGCTGATCGACGTCATGCTGCCCAAAGCCTCTGCGGCGGTCGCGCGCAGCGCCGGCGTTCCGCGCTCGGCCCACTCCTTGAGCACTCTCGACACCACGTGCTCGAGCTCCGGGAGCTGTCCCGGCACGCGGAGCGCCGCGACCGCCGCCCGCCGCTCCTCCGCGTTGCCGGAACCGGCCCAGCGCAGGATCATCCGGTTGAAGACGTAGGTGAAGTCGTACTGGCTCAACGCCCCGACCGCGACGCCGACCCGGGCACGGACCTCGTGCTCGTCCTCCCCGCCTAGGTCGAACAGCCAGTCCAGGACGACGTCGAGGGCGTCGGTGTACTGCAGCCGCAACCAGTCCAGGACGCGAACGGGGAACCGGTCGTCCCGGAACCGGAGCTTCCTGACCTGGACCTGTCCGTGGTTCGTGTCCTGCGTGCTGTCGGTGAACTCCGCCCTCGCCGACTCGACGCGCTCGGAGAGCTGCGTGGCGAAGACCCGCCGGGCGCGATCCTCACGGCGCGGAGCTTCGAGCCGCCGGAATCGGTCCGCGAGCATCCTCGCGGCCGTGGCCACCGTCTGGACGGATTCGTCGTTGAAAACGGCCAGCGCGATCACGAACGCGCGCTGGTCGCTGTCCTGCAGCGCGTCGAACCACCGGGAGAAGTCTGCCGAACTGGCCTGGGAATACCGGTCGCGGACGTAGGCGAGGTCGAGGCGGTTGTTCGCTACGTCGATCAGCAGCCGGCCCAACCGGGCCAGTTCCCGCGGCGGGAGCTCCTCCCCGAGCTGCTCGACGATCTCCCGGACGTCGGGCCTGGTCAGCAGCTCGCGGTCGGCCGTCGTGGAGCCGGCCAGTTCCCACGCGAGGTAGCGTTCCAGCAGGGGCTTCGGCCGGATCCGGCCGAAGCCTGTCACCACGAAGTCGCCGATTTCGCTTTCGAGCAACCGGACGGACTCGTCGACGATGACCACCAGCATGCATCCCTGGTCACGCATCGCCTGCTCGAGCTGCTCGGCGTGGAACGTCCGGAACTCCGCGGCCTGCCGGGGATCCAGCGACTCCAGGAGGTAGCCGCACGCGGGCTCGAGATCCTTGGCGGTCAGGTCCTTCAGCCGGCGGTCCGGATCGAGCTTGCGGACACCGGCCCGGCACGTCTCGTTCAGCAGCCGCAACGCGGTCGTCGTCCGCCCGGTGCCCTTCTTGGCCTGGATGATGAGCACCTGCCGCTGTTCGAGGCGGTACCGCAATTCGGCGTAGCCTTCCGGCTCCACATAGGACTGCTCGATGCGTTCGAGCACCGGCCCGGGCACCTCCCCGCTGCGGAGCCGCAGGTCGACATCGAGGTAGCCGGTGGCTCCGTGCCGGTCGCCGACCTGACCGACCGAGGTTTCGCCCAGGAAGAAGTTCGCGGTGCCGAACGAACCGGCCAGACCGCCGGTGCCCCAGCCGAGCAGGGACCGCACAGCCGTGTCGACCTGGTCGCTGAACCGGCCCCACGACTCCGCGCTCTCGGGGTCGGCCGCCTTGCCCTGCGCGGCCCGAAGATCATCCTCGTCCTGTTCTTCCTTGCCGTCACCATCCTTTTCGGGCTTCTCTTCGGTCTTCTTGTCCCTTTCCGCGGAGCTTTCCTTCGAAGGCTCTGCGGGCGTGGGCGTGGTGGGGGTGTCCCCGTCCGGTTCCGGTTCCTGATCCTCAGGCGGTTCATTCGCCATGACCGGTGCTTCCGTAATAACGGTCACCGGCCTGGCCGACGGTCGTCGTCCCGTGGAAGTCGTACTTGTTGCCGTGGTGGACGGAAGTGGGCGTAGGCGGCGCGGGGGAGGGCGACGGCGCGCGCGGCGTGGGTTCCGGTCCGGGCAGCCTCGGGTAGCCGGGCACTCGCACGTACAAAGCCGCCCCGGTCGCGGTTTTCACCACGGTGTACAGCGACGGGTTGCTGCCGCCGCGGCCGTCGCGGATCACCTTGGTGTGGACCCGCTCCGTGGCGATGATCGCGCAGTCCGCGTTCGGCAGGCGGTCCAGGACGTCGGTCACGGCCGCGGACTGCGCGGCCTCGATCGCGGTGGTGACGTCGAGGGTGGTCAGGTGGCCGGCCGGCGGGATCTGCCCGTGGTGGACGGCGATTCGGATCGTGCCCGCACGGCGGCCACGCGCGGCCCGCTCGATCGCTCCGGCCAGCGTCGTCACGACTTCGGCGGCCGGCAGTACGGCATCCGTGATCACCGCGACCACCCGCGAAGCACCCGGGGAAAGCTGCTCCGGGGGCAGGGTCACGCGGCACTCGGCCAGCGCCTGCTCCAGCACCTCGCTGAGAACCGCCGGTGATCCGCCCGCCAGGACGACGATCGACGAGTCGACCGGCGTGGGGCCGGATTCGCTGCCGAGCTTGGCCGCCAAGACAGTGGCCAAAGCCGCCGGCGAAGTCAATCTGGCGTCCACGTGCGCCGTGGTCGCGCGCAACCCCGGGATCGTCGTGTCGTCGAACCTGACCGGCAGGATGTAGTCGGCTTCGCTCCGGAATGCCCGATCCTGTGCCGAGCGTCGTTCGTGCCGAGTCCACATCCGGCGCGAGAAGGCCTCGGAGGCGAACAAGACGCAGTACCGCGATCGGTTGTTGTAGACGTCGTCGAGCAGCGTGTAGAGATCGGTGCCCAGCAGGTTTGCGGTCTCCTCGGAGTCGAGGAACAAGCGCAGACCCGATGCGGTGAGGTACCTGGCCACCTCCTCGACGTATTCGCGCTCTTCGGCCGCGAACGACAGGCAGAAGTCGTACTCGTACGCGGAGTCGTCTGTCATGGCCTCTCCTGTTCCGGTGCGGCCGGTCATCGGTGCGTCACCTCGACGATCACGGTCCGGTTGCGTGCGGCGGCCGCCGGGATCAGCGAGCCGTCGGGGTTGTGGTCGGGTACGTAGCCGTCGAAGTAGCTGCCGACGCCGACGGTGGCGACCTGCTCACGCCGGGCACCTCGCTCGACGAGGAGCCCGGCCACCGCGTTCGCCCGGGCGTCGGCCAGCGCGGTCTGGCCCTCCCGGTCGCCGGTGCGGGCGGTCGTCCCGGTCAGCCGCACGCCGCGGCTGCTCCGGGCGGCGAGCCAGCGGGCGACCGGCGCGATCACCTCACCCGCCGCCGCGGCGTCGCGGAACTCCGCGCGGTC
This genomic window contains:
- a CDS encoding TIR domain-containing protein, which produces MTDDSAYEYDFCLSFAAEEREYVEEVARYLTASGLRLFLDSEETANLLGTDLYTLLDDVYNNRSRYCVLFASEAFSRRMWTRHERRSAQDRAFRSEADYILPVRFDDTTIPGLRATTAHVDARLTSPAALATVLAAKLGSESGPTPVDSSIVVLAGGSPAVLSEVLEQALAECRVTLPPEQLSPGASRVVAVITDAVLPAAEVVTTLAGAIERAARGRRAGTIRIAVHHGQIPPAGHLTTLDVTTAIEAAQSAAVTDVLDRLPNADCAIIATERVHTKVIRDGRGGSNPSLYTVVKTATGAALYVRVPGYPRLPGPEPTPRAPSPSPAPPTPTSVHHGNKYDFHGTTTVGQAGDRYYGSTGHGE